The genomic DNA CGGCGTGTACGGAAGCATAATGCCCAAATAGTTGTTATCTGGACTTACTTCCCGCGCTATTTTTGAACTTTTTTTCCTTCGACATAAAACTATCGGTCTTATTTTTGACGTCAAAAGTTTTTCCTCAGCTTTAGTTAACAAAACATATTTTTTGGCAGAAACTAAATCCCTAACCATTAGGGCAAAAGGTTTTGCTTCCCTGCGTTTTCGCTGCCTCAAATGTAAGACAGCTTGAGGATTAAGAGGATCAACCGCCAAATGGTAGCCCCCAAGGCTTTTTAGGGCAAGTATTTTTCCCTCTTTTAATAGCTTATAAACCCTGTAAATCGCCTTATCATCTTGTGCAATTAAGTTTTTTTCCGTATCATATAGAAAAAGTTGTGGCCCACAGGCGGAACAGGCCACAGGTTCAGCATGAAAACGCCTATTTTCAGGATTTTTATATTCCTCATAACACTCAGGACAAAGAGGGAACTCTTGCATGGAAGTATTAATCCGGTCATAAGGTAATTTTTCTATGATGGTAAATCTGGGACCGCAATTAGTACAGTTTATAAAGGGATATCGGAAACGCCGGTCTTCTTTATCGTAAAGTTCTTTTAAACAATCCTCGCAAACCGGTAAATCAGCAGGAACGATCAAAACTCCTTCCTTATCCCGATAACTTTCAATGATTTCAAAGGTTTCAAAATTATAAATTTTCTTCGCCTGCGTTACTGATATTTTTTCAATTATTGCCAGAGGTGGCTTGTCTTTTTTTATTGTTTTGATAAATTGCGCTATTTGGTGTTCTTTCCCTTCTGCTAAAATTTCCACCCCCGCTAAGCTGTTTTTTACCCACCCTGTGATTTGATTTTCCCGGGCAATCCGCCAGATAAAAGGGCGAAAACCAACCCCCTGGACTAACCCAGATACAGTTATTTTTTTAGAAACTTTCATTTCTTACTCTCCGCCTTTTTTGGCTCTAACCTTTTCCACAATAAACTCAATTAACGGTTCTAAACCTTCTTCCGTACGGGCACTAATGTAAAAACGCCGCTGGTCTGGGTTTAATGCTATAAGATCTTCTTCATACTGATTTAAGTCAAAATCAACATAATTTAAGAGGTCTATTTTATTTAGTACAGAAACCGCTGCTTCTCTAAAAATCACCGGATATTTCAGAGGTTTATCATTTCCTTCGGTAACACTTAATACCACCATTTTCATATCTTCACCCAAATCAAACCCCGCAGGGCACACAAGGTTTCCAACATTTTCAATAATTAAAAGATTTATTTCTTCAAGCGGCAATTTTTCCAGGACCTGGTTTATCATATTTGCATCGAGGTGACATCCGCCCAAGGTATTAATTTGTAAAGCAAAAACACCGGTATTCTCAATTCTTTCCGCATCTTTTGTAGTAGCCAAGTCTCCCTCAATCACCGCCGGTTTTATATCGGGAGGAAGCTTCAGTAAAAGTTTTTCCAAAATAGTAGTCTTACCGGCACCGGGAGAACTAATGATGTTCATAACAAAAATGTTTTTTTCCGAAAATATTTTTCGGTTTAAAGCGGCAATTGCATCATTTGCCTTTAAAATATTGGTGGTAAGTTGGACTTGCACTTTTTATTCCCCCTCATAGTAATCAATTAAGAGCTCGTCTCCAGAAATTATTTTAACATATCTACTGTGACAAAAGGTACAATAAAAACCTGGGCTTTCAAGCGAAAATATTTTCTCACAGGATTGACACCTAAAATAAGCCTTAACCTGCTCTATTTCCAAGACAGCATTTTTAGTTAATAAATCGCCTTTAGCGGCTTCAAAGGCAAGTTCCAAGGCCTCTGGTAGAGCATTGGTCAGCTCACCAACTTTTAGCTTAACTTTAGTAATTTTATTAATACCGTTCTTTCTGGCACTTTCCTCAAGAATAGCCAAAACACTTTCCATCAAAGCCGTTTCATGCATAAAAATTCGACCTTCCCTTCAAAAAGAGAAAACCGGGTTAATCCCCGGAATTTATCTCTTTTAAAATTTCCTTCTTTACTTTTTCTTTAACTGCCTGTAATTCGGAACTTAAATCTAATCCCCAGCCCATTTCTTTTGGTTCAATGCCAAAAAGGATAATTCTATTTAAGGAGGAGGGATCCTGAAACTTTAGCATTCCCAAAACTTCCATCAAGCCTACCTGGTGCAGGGAAAGGGAAAGGGGTAAATTTATTTCGATGTCAGTAGGCTTGAAACGGTAAATAGTTCCTGGAACGCCTCCTCCCCGGACCGCATCGATAATAATAACTTTATCCTTGCCTTCTATAAAGTCAAGAAGGTCCAAAGAAGCAGTTCCACCATCAACGAACTCGACATCATCTAAAGTGTATTCAGCTGCTAATTCTTTAACAATGTGAACGCCAATCCCTTCGTCTTTAAATATGCTGTTACCTATGCCCAAAACTAGTATTTTTGCCAAAGAAATCACCTACAGGGTTTGCCTTAATTGTTCCTTAGTTACCACCGTTGTCTCTTCCTCATCCACAGAAACATAGCCGGTAAACATCGATCTGATAATTCCCAAACCTTCGGTTAAATCGAGATACAAATGGATAGCAACTGTTATGACAAAAATCCAGTTTACTAAATAGTGAATAAGACGGGCAATGTTTAAACCCCCAAAGATATAAGCTAAAGTTGGAAAGCTACCAGGTTTATATAAGGCAAGTCCAGTCAAGATTTGAATAATCAGTAAAATACCCCACCCCGAATAAACTAGCTTTTGTCCCGGGTTGTACTTTCCCCAGTTAGGGTGTTCATCAGTTAAGAAAAGATAATATCTTAAAAGGGCCGGAAAATTTTTTAAGTCTCTAAATCTAAACCAGATATTTTGATAATCTTTGGTAGCAATTGCATAATAGACTCGAGCTAATAATCCTGCCATGACAACGTACATCATAAAAAAGTGAAGCTTTCTCGCTGCATCCATAGTTGAAAAGAAGTTGTACTTTAAAGGATTGTGAATATAAAAGCCTGAGATAATCAATGAAGTTATTGCTATCATATTAATCCAGTGGGTCAATCTAATAAACAGGGGATGACGTAATACCTTCCGGGTCATGGCTCCACCTCCTAATAAATTTTAAATTTACCCAAATCCTGACCCGGGGTAAATAAATGAACAGCACAAGCAAGACAAGGGTCAAAAGCCCGCACTACTCGAGCAACTTCAATTGGATTTTCTGGGTCTTTGACCGGAGTTCCTATTAAAGCCTGTTCAATAGGTCCTAACACCCCGTTATCATCACGGGGAGAAGCATTCCAGGTAGTTGGAACTACTGCTTGGTAATTGGCAATTTTGTGGTTTTTAATTTTAATCCAGTGTCCTAAAGCTCCCCGGGGTGCATCGGTTAAACCCATCCCTTCACTTTCCTTAGGAATCTCAAAAGGCGTATGGGTGGGTTTACCCGGTTCTAGCTCATTAAGCCATTCCTCCATTGCATGAGCCACTTGTGAGGCTTCCAGGGCACGGGCCAAATGACGCCCTAAAACGGAGAAAGCCTTTTCACCCAATCCGCGAATCTTCTTTTCACCTGCTATCCACATTCTAGCCAAGGGTCCTACTTCCATAGGATGACCTTCGTACCGTGGTGCCTTCATCCAAGAATAAGCTCCTTCTTTGCCCGGTTGAGGATTAGTTACACCATCTTTAGGATGCTTTTGGGTACCGCTATCTTCAAACCAAGAGTATTTTAAATGCTCTGTAATTTTTTCCGGATTTAATTCTTGATCTTGCC from Carboxydothermus pertinax includes the following:
- the hypB gene encoding hydrogenase nickel incorporation protein HypB; the protein is MQVQLTTNILKANDAIAALNRKIFSEKNIFVMNIISSPGAGKTTILEKLLLKLPPDIKPAVIEGDLATTKDAERIENTGVFALQINTLGGCHLDANMINQVLEKLPLEEINLLIIENVGNLVCPAGFDLGEDMKMVVLSVTEGNDKPLKYPVIFREAAVSVLNKIDLLNYVDFDLNQYEEDLIALNPDQRRFYISARTEEGLEPLIEFIVEKVRAKKGGE
- a CDS encoding hydrogenase maturation nickel metallochaperone HypA/HybF, producing the protein MHETALMESVLAILEESARKNGINKITKVKLKVGELTNALPEALELAFEAAKGDLLTKNAVLEIEQVKAYFRCQSCEKIFSLESPGFYCTFCHSRYVKIISGDELLIDYYEGE
- a CDS encoding HyaD/HybD family hydrogenase maturation endopeptidase, which translates into the protein MAKILVLGIGNSIFKDEGIGVHIVKELAAEYTLDDVEFVDGGTASLDLLDFIEGKDKVIIIDAVRGGGVPGTIYRFKPTDIEINLPLSLSLHQVGLMEVLGMLKFQDPSSLNRIILFGIEPKEMGWGLDLSSELQAVKEKVKKEILKEINSGD
- the cybH gene encoding Ni/Fe-hydrogenase, b-type cytochrome subunit; the encoded protein is MTRKVLRHPLFIRLTHWINMIAITSLIISGFYIHNPLKYNFFSTMDAARKLHFFMMYVVMAGLLARVYYAIATKDYQNIWFRFRDLKNFPALLRYYLFLTDEHPNWGKYNPGQKLVYSGWGILLIIQILTGLALYKPGSFPTLAYIFGGLNIARLIHYLVNWIFVITVAIHLYLDLTEGLGIIRSMFTGYVSVDEEETTVVTKEQLRQTL